In Dasypus novemcinctus isolate mDasNov1 chromosome 10, mDasNov1.1.hap2, whole genome shotgun sequence, one DNA window encodes the following:
- the MRPL23 gene encoding large ribosomal subunit protein uL23m isoform X4: MARNVLYPLYQLGGPQLRVFRTNFFVRLVRPGVPQPEDTVQFQIPMEMTRTDVRNYLQSIYGVPVASVRTRVQHGSNRKRDSRNVKIKKADTKVAYVQLEPRADGDPTEDPQARLMEEERQRQRPDPRRPGIPSWFGV, translated from the exons ATGGCGCGCAACGTGCT GTACCCTCTGTACCAGCTGGGCGGCCCCCAGCTCCGCGTCTTCCGCACCAACTTCTTCGTGCGCCTGGTGAGGCCTGGCGTCCCCCAGCCCGAGGACACCGTGCAGTTCCAGATCCCCATGGA GATGACCAGAACGGACGTCAGGAACTACCTGCAGAGCATCTACGGCGTGCCCGTGGCTTCTGTGCGTACGCGGGTGCAGCACG gtTCCAACAGGAAGAGGGACTCGAGGAACGTGAAGATAAAGAAGGCTGACACCAAGGTTGCCTACGTGCAGCTG GAGCCGAGGGCTGACGGTGACCCCACGGAGGACCCCCAGGCCAGGCTCATGGAGGAGGAGCGGCAGAGGCAGCGCCCCGACCCGCGCCGGCCGGGCATCCCCAGCTGGTTTGGCGTGTGA
- the MRPL23 gene encoding large ribosomal subunit protein uL23m isoform X2, whose product MARNVLYPLYQLGGPQLRVFRTNFFVRLVRPGVPQPEDTVQFQIPMEMTRTDVRNYLQSIYGVPVASVRTRVQHGSNRKRDSRNVKIKKADTKVAYVQLAHGQTFAFPDLFPTKEPRADGDPTEDPQARLMEEERQRQRPDPRRPGIPSWFGV is encoded by the exons ATGGCGCGCAACGTGCT GTACCCTCTGTACCAGCTGGGCGGCCCCCAGCTCCGCGTCTTCCGCACCAACTTCTTCGTGCGCCTGGTGAGGCCTGGCGTCCCCCAGCCCGAGGACACCGTGCAGTTCCAGATCCCCATGGA GATGACCAGAACGGACGTCAGGAACTACCTGCAGAGCATCTACGGCGTGCCCGTGGCTTCTGTGCGTACGCGGGTGCAGCACG gtTCCAACAGGAAGAGGGACTCGAGGAACGTGAAGATAAAGAAGGCTGACACCAAGGTTGCCTACGTGCAGCTG GCCCACGGGCAGACCTTTGCCTTCCCCGACCTGTTCCCCACAAAGGAGCCGAGGGCTGACGGTGACCCCACGGAGGACCCCCAGGCCAGGCTCATGGAGGAGGAGCGGCAGAGGCAGCGCCCCGACCCGCGCCGGCCGGGCATCCCCAGCTGGTTTGGCGTGTGA
- the MRPL23 gene encoding large ribosomal subunit protein uL23m isoform X1, whose amino-acid sequence MYLPLPGYPLYQLGGPQLRVFRTNFFVRLVRPGVPQPEDTVQFQIPMEMTRTDVRNYLQSIYGVPVASVRTRVQHGSNRKRDSRNVKIKKADTKVAYVQLAHGQTFAFPDLFPTKEPRADGDPTEDPQARLMEEERQRQRPDPRRPGIPSWFGV is encoded by the exons ATGTATCTTCCACTTCCTGG GTACCCTCTGTACCAGCTGGGCGGCCCCCAGCTCCGCGTCTTCCGCACCAACTTCTTCGTGCGCCTGGTGAGGCCTGGCGTCCCCCAGCCCGAGGACACCGTGCAGTTCCAGATCCCCATGGA GATGACCAGAACGGACGTCAGGAACTACCTGCAGAGCATCTACGGCGTGCCCGTGGCTTCTGTGCGTACGCGGGTGCAGCACG gtTCCAACAGGAAGAGGGACTCGAGGAACGTGAAGATAAAGAAGGCTGACACCAAGGTTGCCTACGTGCAGCTG GCCCACGGGCAGACCTTTGCCTTCCCCGACCTGTTCCCCACAAAGGAGCCGAGGGCTGACGGTGACCCCACGGAGGACCCCCAGGCCAGGCTCATGGAGGAGGAGCGGCAGAGGCAGCGCCCCGACCCGCGCCGGCCGGGCATCCCCAGCTGGTTTGGCGTGTGA
- the MRPL23 gene encoding large ribosomal subunit protein uL23m isoform X3, with product MYLPLPGYPLYQLGGPQLRVFRTNFFVRLVRPGVPQPEDTVQFQIPMEMTRTDVRNYLQSIYGVPVASVRTRVQHGSNRKRDSRNVKIKKADTKVAYVQLEPRADGDPTEDPQARLMEEERQRQRPDPRRPGIPSWFGV from the exons ATGTATCTTCCACTTCCTGG GTACCCTCTGTACCAGCTGGGCGGCCCCCAGCTCCGCGTCTTCCGCACCAACTTCTTCGTGCGCCTGGTGAGGCCTGGCGTCCCCCAGCCCGAGGACACCGTGCAGTTCCAGATCCCCATGGA GATGACCAGAACGGACGTCAGGAACTACCTGCAGAGCATCTACGGCGTGCCCGTGGCTTCTGTGCGTACGCGGGTGCAGCACG gtTCCAACAGGAAGAGGGACTCGAGGAACGTGAAGATAAAGAAGGCTGACACCAAGGTTGCCTACGTGCAGCTG GAGCCGAGGGCTGACGGTGACCCCACGGAGGACCCCCAGGCCAGGCTCATGGAGGAGGAGCGGCAGAGGCAGCGCCCCGACCCGCGCCGGCCGGGCATCCCCAGCTGGTTTGGCGTGTGA